The following proteins are co-located in the Silene latifolia isolate original U9 population chromosome 1, ASM4854445v1, whole genome shotgun sequence genome:
- the LOC141610691 gene encoding protein FAR1-RELATED SEQUENCE 5-like, with product MQWGIRTAKQRKYTVKRVGCKAHVRLFMKNGVLVIDRFHMGHNHELVSSEDRQFQKMSRNIEDFHKYLIMYNSRLRIGATRTYNMYKELVNGFENIGASLTDFKNFHRDKKCFIHKRDGQLFIDRFKNMAQNRQVFYFDYEVDKDNRLRRTIWADRTARRNYSVFGDAVSYDPTYSTNKYDMIFTPFTGIDHHKRSVTFCGAC from the exons atgcaatggggAATAAGAACTGCGAAACAGAGGAAATATACAGTgaagagggtagggtgtaaagcacatgtcaggctatttatgaagaatggagtattagtaattgaccgattccacatggggcataatcacgagcttgtatccagtgaggatcgtcagtttcaaaagatgtcgcggaacatagaagattttcacaagtacttgataatgtacaactcaagg ttgaggataggagcaactaggacgtacaacatgtataaggaactcgtaaacgggttcgagaacattggtgcatccttaactgattttaagaacttccaccgagataagaaatgcttcatccataaacgggacggtcaattgttcatagaccggttcaagaatatggcacaaaataggcaggtgttttattttgattatgaagttgacaaggataacCGCCTTCGAAGGAcaatctgggctgacagaaccgctagaaggaactactccgtttttggagatgcagtgtcgtacgacccaacatactcaacaaacaagtacgatatgattttcacgccattcactggcatagatcaccataagcgatcagtgACATTTTGTGGGGCatgttag